The genome window GAAAGGATGATAATAAgaataatgatatatatttgaaaatattcaaaccAAGACATGAAAGCTACTAGAGGTAGGATAAAATATTGATGTTGTGGTGATGGATGATAAGAGTTTCTTGATAGCGTTTTATATCATTTCTCAAAAGTTTGtaagtgtttatatatatatatatatatatatatatatatatatatatatatatatatatatatatatatatatatattactttgGTGCATCTAGTTTAGTTATTTTACATAACAATCAATAAAGTCTTTGAATGTATGatacttttattttcatttatttttacataaaattaataaatacctAACCATTCAAACATAaagaatcatataaaaaataaattatataattgttttcttttcttttgatataGAATGCAACATCCTTATCTAATTTTTAGCTATTTCTTGATGGATGAGAATATTCATATATAGTTTAAACAACTGTAACTCATGTCTTTGTAAAAGGAGAATtttaagtaattaaaataaaatgggAGCTGAGAAGAGCATAGGCTTACCTCAAGTGAATCATTAGTCAACCCTAATTATAATGCATCAAGTGCCTTtaaagtgatgaatgaaaagaatTGGCTACTAGCTTGTGGTATGAGTGGGTAATTTTATTACAAAAGCTGTTGGTTAAAACTGGACCGAGCATAAAGTAGAGCTAATAGTACTGTCTGTTAAAAATATAACTGGTCCGTTAAAACTTAACCCTGACGAAAAGCAGAGCCACTGGTGTCAGTTTTTTTATGTTCAATTCAATAGACTCTTTAAAACGTAGACATAAACATGTATGACATATTTGAGAGCTATAAGCAATAGTTATATATGTAGGCCACCAACACAACACGTTTAGCCAAAATGAATTAGTACATCGGTTAAAGTTACAACCGACCATATTAAGTAGTATAAGACATGGTTCTTTGTAAAATCAATGCTTAAAATGCAATGCTAAAACTCCAATTTGTACTAGTGTgttttaacaaactaatttaTGAGGATATACATGTGAAGGAAAATTAGaatcaaaaaattatgaatGAGAAAGATTGTGTGATATAACATATGGAAATGGCTATTTAGGATCATCTTCACAGAGCTGAGTGGATTTAGAAATAAACTCAAGAGGACAAGCCTTCTTAACGAGATTATAAAGAAAGATGGGCTTCCAGATCAAAATGATCATGAATTTGAAAGTAGTCAATCAAAGAAAGCGGGGTACAAGATAAGTTACAATCATGAAAGGCATGTGtaacaagtttaaaaaaaattgggtaAACAACAAGAAGAGAGCTCAAAGAGGTGCAAAACACACTATATCCTTATGTTGTTCAAACTCACAAGAAGAGGAAGACTAGTCTTCGAGAAAAAGTGGAATCCAATATCATTAAACCACAAATTTCGGTAATGAATTCATACTCCAAGCCTCAAGTATCTAGCAATCCAAAAGAGATACCATGAACGTTACAATATAGTCTTACAAACCATTTCGATCTAAGTCGCATATATAAGTTAGCTAGAAAGGTCCAGGCATAATTTAAATAGAAGTATATAGTCTAGACGaagataattaaaaactaaataaagAAGATAAATGGAGTCATCAGTGAATACCtttcttcaaaatttaagaatataaCACTGCTGCTTAATTATTCTTTTCTTCATTCTCAGATGCACCCTTTCTAGTCAGACTTTATTGCTGGGGTTCAACCGCGTCCAAAGCAGTGCAGCTCATGCTTCTTTTACTGCTATGATGTTTCTTTTATGGTCTTGCAAAAAATATCTGAAATGAGACATGCAACGAAGGCTAATATctaaaaaaatctaaaagaaATGCCGTTGCAAGGATACATATATAGCACACATCACATATATATCgacatacatatattaataaacgAAAATAAAAGACCATGACTATTAGTTCATGTATGACTATGTTGAGTCTACCAAAGCCATTACCCATACTTTCCCTTTTTGGCAGCTTTCTACCATCTCACTAAAACATATATAACTCTAAATTGGTACAAGGAATCAATTTATTCTTTTTCCTAAGATCACAGGATATACAAGTCTAAAAAATGTCCAAAATTCACCGTATActatcaaatattcaatttattgCATACttttaaagaaagaaaatgattttattacCTTGTTAGGGTCCTTGTGCGAGAAGAAGGCTCCTCTCTATTTGACGATAGAAGATACCAGAATTCCATAGCCCAGTGTCTCAGTACCTGGTCAAGTAGACACCTTCAATAGAATACTTACCAATAGAAAGTAATAGTTTTTTCCTCTGTAAATAAGCTGATTATCTTAAATGCTTCTTAATTTGTCCTATCAACTCGAATGTATATAGGAAGGACATATTAACTCTTACCAAGATCTACTAGAACATCCATGATCATTGGATTAATCCATTTTTGAAGTAATGGAGAAACCATTTTTAAAAGTAACACATGTAATTGGGAAAAATGTTGGCAATAACATAACAACTAAACACAATTATTTAACTTAATCAATGATTTAtgtcataaaattttaacttgttACTAATAAATGGCTTGGTTACAAGGCCCATAGTACGCGACTTCATCATGCCACTTACCATGATTCCAAGGGTTAATGAATTTCATCCCAATATCCAGCTTATTCATGTTCTGTTAATCGTTTTTTTTAATGACCAGAACTCAGGTGTAATTCTGAAGTTAATTTTCAAGTTGAAGAACAAACTCAACATCTATTTGTATGGAGGTCACTAACATTACCGATTATGATGCAATTGCAAAGGCAAAATTGCCAAAGTTGGTGTATGACTACTATGCATCGGGCGCAGAGGACGAGTGGACTCTGCAAGAGAGAATAGAAATGCTTTTGTAAGATTTcagtaatattttttgtttgattttcgGGACCCAGGAATTGCCTTGAATAAATTGTGAGATTATACTTAGTTTCCCATTAACCTAACAGATAAAATATACAATTAATTTAAAGTTTATTAAATTACGCGTATCTCAAAATATTCTGTAATTTAATTTGTGAGAATTGCAGCCTAGCTAGTGCTCTATAACACTTGTCCTCCTCTTTTCGTAAGTAGCGGCTGATGCACCAAATTACGACAACTGAAAATTCTGCTTGAGAAAGGCAAGATAGGACATATATAGACTTCGTATAGGTATTTTACCTCATAAAAAGCGACATAACTAGGTCGAGGCTAGGCTGATGAATTGTGCAAACAAAAGTTCTTCAGTGTCCACTGTGTTTCTTACAGTGTCCTCATGGCAACCACTGCTGCTATTGCATCAAGGCCAGAAGTTGGTTCGCCCATGAAGATGATTAATGATGGATTAGCAACAAGCTCAGCCACAATAGTAAACTTCCCTGTTCGGTAGACAAACCACTGGCTCCTGGAAGTCCTGTGATACCATCCTTAAGGTCATCCAGTTCTACCAGGTACTTTAAAAGACTTGGGAAACGAAGCAAACCTGCTGGTCAGGATGTTTCTCAGATTTGATATGGTCAGAAGGTACTTCAGCTGTGTCCCGGAGGCGATATCTCTCTAATGTCCATACCATCACTACCAGTATAGGTGTCCCGGAGCAGGTATCTAATGTCCATACCATGACTACCAGCATAGAGAAGTTCAAGAATTCCAACCTATTCATAAACATAGAAATGCAATGCGGCTAAGGGCACTTTTCACAATAAAATACAAAAGATGCACTACGGAAACTGTACACTTAGATGATTGGAGCTTTAATTAAAAGCggtaaaaaaacataattaacttACCATATCACGCCTTCTTCCACTTATGATTGCAGTTGGAAAATGTTTTCCAGCATTCTTAGCAGCAGAATGCATCTGTCAAGAAAATGGTTGTTAACATAATCCACATACAGCAGACAATATCAATACTGTGCAAAGTATATGCACATAAAATTGTAAGGCCAGTTACATCACCAGACATGAAAGCACGATCAGGGTCATGATCTACTATTGGAGAAAAGGGCTGACTGAATTTGAGCTGGAACTGGAAAAAAAGTCAGAATAGTAAATAAACAAACAAAGAAGTCGAAAGACAATgtacaataaattttttaacatcGGTTCTTGACCAATGTCTATTGATTTATTTCTTATAGTGCACGAGTGACAAGCACTCTTGCTATCATCTGAAGAAACCTCAGCGAAGGGATCCTTAGGTGTCTTCTTACGAGGAGGCGAGGAAGACTTCATAGCTTCAAGCCACCACTACAACGAACACTGCAGTCATACAAACATAACTTGCAAATTTGATATCTACCAAACAAACTCACGTCAACAAAATTCCCAATTTAAAACTTTAGACAAAATCAACCAAAGcgcttattttaaaatttgacttcaacaaaattacaatataaGACCcctacttaaaattatatactaaatatggatttaaaatttatcactaattaatatataaaccctaataataattaaaagttaTAGACATAAGTCAGAGCATCATGTCAGTGAAAATGTCATGCAAATGCACGAGGCCCGCCCTCATGATACTTACACCCTTTTCATTATAATTCAAAGAACCTTACATTCTTCCCATAGCACAGCTAATGCCCCACCAGCCATTTCCTAACAAGACCTTCACAAAGGCCAGTGTAACTTTATCAGGGTGAAATGAGTGtgtctaattaaattttatcacCTATTGAGTCTAGACTTGCAAAATTTTATCACCTATTTAGGAAATCATCTCTCATGTATGCTAGAGCCCGAGCGCTGAGGCATATTGCTGTTATTTTTCTTCATGTCCATCTCTCATATTTTTTATGTGGAAATTAACATAATTATTGTTCTTCTAACATGGCTACTTTATCAACTAAGGCCAATTCCGTAGTATGGTTAAAGTTGTATCCTTTTGAGTTGGACATAAGCCCAACACCATAATTAAATCCACCTATGtaacaattaaaacaaaaatggaAGATAATAGAAAGTGGCTAAAAAGAGATACCAcacaaatgaaaataaaaacaaaaaacattacCTAAAAGCATCTCGCCATCAGTCCATGTTTTTGaagcactttcttcattgtttgcTGAAATCATCAGCTCATATATATTAGTTTATCTACAAGAATTGTGgtttaaattgaaaatttctTACGCAAAATTtagcataattatttaaataacatatatatgaattttgatatTGAATAACTtaggtatatattttttacaatttatGCTTACTCAACAACTAAGGTCCCTCTTACAAAATTATCACaagctttataaataataatacatttCAATCAGAATTAGGGCaaaaaaaatacatacaaaCACAAAATGAGAAAGACTTGTAATTAAATCTTTATTACAATCTCAAACACAAAAGAATTTATGgttcaaaattcataaaaaatttacataccATGATGCATATATGTTGTGATTGAATTTTTGATCAGATCTTGCAGATATATGATGTGACTTGACTTGTTGAGTTTGGGATCAGATCTCGCCATTCTGGAACACAACCACCCCTGGGGTCGATGTTTTGTAGAAATGAAACTGAAGAATGGATGATAATAAgattaatgatatatatttgaagatATGAAAGTAACAGGTAGTAggataaaattttgatgttgtGGTGATAAGGATGATGAGAGTTTATTGGTAATGTTCTATCTGATCTCTAGGAAGCTTCTCTATGAGCATCCAAAAGATCCAATAATATAATAACTTGGTAACTTTTTAACAGTTAAAAGAGAATACCACAGTAAAAAGAGGCGTCTTAGAAACTTAGAGTACTGAATATATTCTTATACTATGTATTTTTCTCACATGTTTgttcttaatttataatatcattatgttttatgttttaaaatatgtTGTAAGTTTTTTAAATACACAactatttttctatattttataaatataactttttaaaataatgtagttaaaattatttaaaatactgaACACaagtttttcaaatttaaaaataaaataaatgattacCACTTTGGCATAAAAAATTGAAGAAtaagaaaacataaaaaataacaaatacaaTGTCATGTATTTCTAATACTGTATTTTTCTTacattttatgtattttattttcttattttattttatataaatattttttagtttttagcaTGTTAAGTATTTCTTATGttaatattttcaatataatttttgatttatttttattataagtaGTATAATGCACAcccaaaaactaaaaatatgtatcataaaaaatatgatatacaaaagaataaaaaaatattaatgatatcAACTATAAAACCAAGATAAAAAAAACCACCTTATATTCTATGGCCCAGATTGAAAGTACTATGTTACTAGAATAAAGGAGTTATTTTATAACTTTtccttatatatacatatacatatatatatatatgtatatgtatgtatatatacatatatatatacacacacatatgtgtgtgtgtgtatatatataattacgtTGGTACatctatattcaaatatataaaattaaaacttgtttttaattattcatttatctATAAGGTATGACATTTGTTTGGTGAGAAAATTCATGGATAAATTAATAGGTGTATTACATTACTTATGTTGGgtgataaattttataaatagctTTAAGACATGAATGGTATAAATGATGATGTGATAGGTGGTTAAcgttttattcatttattaataacatcaagttttgatataaatataaagaactCTCCAAAAAATTCATAATCACTCATCAACtaaataaatgattaatttgaGATTTAAAGTGAACAAAATATCATGCGTAGTTAACACCTACATAATACTTCACATCCAAGAACCACAATAAGCTAcactataatttatttatttttgcatTTAGTTAGCAAGTGGTAAGAATTAAATTTTAAGACTAAACCATGATTATAACATAACAAATCATCATTTATAATAGCGGAAATAAAAAACCCATGAATCATAAAGTATAACCGGGAAATAAAGAATTTTTGGACGTGGGCAAGGTAAAaggagaatttaaaataattaaataaaatagagAGTACTACATGTTAtggtatattttatattgtatattctatagattattgaaaataaatttcatttatttatatgtatacccTTACCTTAAGTAAATCATTAGTCAATCCTATAATAATAATGCTTGAAATGCCTTTCAAGTGGTGAGTGAGAAGAAGTGGCTACTAGCTTGTGGTATGGGTGGacaaattttattacaaaagGTGTTGGTTAAAATTAGACCCCGGCATAAGGCACGGCCAATAGCGTCACTTAAAAATTAACAGCGACACAAAATAGTTCAATATGGCCGGTTAAAACTTAACCGTGACAAAAAGTAGAGACGCTACTGTCGGTTATTTATGTTCGATGCAATAGACACTTTAAAGTGTCGACATAAACATGTCTGACGTATTTGAGAGCTATAAGCGTTGGTTAAGTTGACAACCCGCGAAAATGATTTAATACGCCGGTTAAACTTACAACCGGCGCTATTAAGTTGTATAAGTCGAGACGGTTCTTTGTAAAATCAATGCTCATAGTGTGACAAAGTCCTTTGTACTAGTGTGTTTTAACAAACTAATTGACAAGGATATGTGAAGAAGAATTAGACCTACAAATCATGAGAAAGAAAGATCGTgtgatataatatatgaaaatggcTATTTAGGAACATGTTCACTAACAAAAAGCTAAATGGATTAAGAAATAAACCCAAGAACGACGAGCCTTCTTAACAAGTTTATAAATAAAGATTGGGTTCTTGATCAAAACGATCATGAAATTTAAATTAGTCAATCAATGAAACTGGTGTACAAGTTTAAATTAGTCAATCAAAGAAACTGGTGTACAAGATAAGTTACAATCATGTAAGGCATGTGtaacaagtttaaaaaaatttaatgcaAATACCGTAACTTATTTACCACAAACAACTAAAGAGTTTAGACAAGACCTTCTGACCCTTGAAGTTTGGGATATGTACCGATCAGCCCTTGATGTTTTAGATCGGccgatttaaccctcctattatCCATTATGTACCGAGTAACCCTCATACCGGTATAAATGGTTATGAATTGTCGGGTTTACCCCTCCGATATCTACTAGTTTATCACTTTATACCTGTAAGAGGGTTAATCGGTATATAACGAATACTTGGACGGTTAAAGTGGACGGATTAAAGCATCGAGGTTGTATCAGTACACACAGGGCCGTTCCATACCTTTTGAGGGCCCTGTGGCGAAAGAAGAAAATGGGCCCTAAATTTGTTTACCtcactaaatttgataaaatatgaccTTGTAGCAATGCAAACTCAAATTTTAGTCAACTTCcgtaagaaaataactataaaacAATAAAGTGTACtagatgtaaaaaaataagattaatcAAATGTTTGATGACATTTATCCGTTAGTGCATGATTGATAGTACCATTAGTTTAGTTACGGACGTAGTCACTTAGAATAGAATAggcttatatatattaataacaatacataaattatacaaattttggGCCTCTAAACTTTTTGGGCCCTCGGCGGTCGCCCTGGTTGCCCTCCCTCTGGGCCGGGCCTGAGTACACATCCCTAAAATTTAAGGGTTCCAACACTACGCCATAGATGGACAAATAAGACACTTTTCTAATGTAATGCCAATTTTGTGTTACAGTAGGCATACTTTTTGGACCTACCGTAACATTAATCAATTCAATGTTACATTACATCCCTATCATTAGAGCGTTTGTGTTACACTGGTATGCTAGTGTTATGTTAGATCATTTATTTTCTAACACTTCCCATTACTATTAtgcttatattttaattcataattattttcaaTGGGCCCCACAACTGTACACGTCGGCTGATGTGGGACCCACAGCTGTACACATCAGCAAAGAATGTTACATTTGCCTTCCTTTTACAGTGCTACTGTTATTTTAAGGGCTGGGCCAAAAAATTAAGTGGGCCCCACACTTgtggattaaaaatatttgaatacttATTTTCATTGGGCCCACCaccgctgacgtggcagtggtgtGTCCCACAATTGCTGACGTGGCGTTGGTGGGTCCCACACCTGGGCTCCACTACTGCTAACGTGGAAGTGGTGGGTCCCACAACTGTTGACGTGGTAGTGGTGGGTCCCACGCCCACCACTGCTGAGGTGGCAGTGGTGGGTCCcaccactgctgacgtggcagttgTGGGACCCACTCGTTGGCCCCATCAcggctgacgtggcagtgttGGGTCCCactactgctgacgtggcatggCTGGTTCCCACACTGGGCCCCActtctgctgacgtggcactgatGGGTCCCACACCTGGGCCCCactactgctgacgtggcagtagTGGGTCCCTCTACCGCTGATGTGGCTGTTGTGGGTCCCGTAGCCGGGGTCCCATCTTTGATAAAAAAGATATCAAAAATTTTTCGAAGGCCAAGGGAATCGAACCCTTGACCTCACACTTAAAAGAACTCGTTGTAAACCACTACACCACCATTTCATTTGGTTAAATTTTCACATAACATGGACAATTGTAACACATGAATGGTATAAATGATAACATGGACAAAAGCCCCCACAAAAAATACCTcgtaatattaatattcttcTACAACTGTAAGTATATAATCATATTACAAGTTTTGTTGACAAAAAACAATGTTTATAAACAAACTGATGAACCAAATTTCACTTTTAACAAAGATGAATAATTACACAACATACtaataaaaaaggaaaaaacaaaGACAATGTTATGTAACGGCTTGAAGTGTTTTCTGCCAAGACCTCCACAAAGGACCGTATAACCTTATGAGCTCTAAATGAGTGTGTCCCAATTTCATCACCACTTGAGTTTAGACCTGCCAAGCTTTAACCTTGTTAAAACTATGGCTACTTTATAACCACGGTTAATTCTGCAATATGGGTGTATATTTGTGAATTGGACATAGGCTCCATACTACAAATAAATTCACCTAcataacaattaaaataaaaatgaaacacAAAAGAAAATGGCTCATAAAGACACTACACAAATGAAACTAAAACCAAATAACTTTACCTCAAAGCAGGTCTTCATTTGTCCAGGTGTTTGGagtattttcttcattgtttgctGAAATcacatcatatatatttaatataatcaaacaacttttatttagaTTGAACCTTTTTCCACCCAAAATACACTATAAATGTTTTTAATAGAATAATCATgaatatttatatgaaataacttacaatatatacacacacacacacacacatacataggcaatatattaaaaattatgctTCTTCAACATCCAAGATGCCTCTTACAAGATTGCCAATCAAAATTTGGGCACAAACAAATACTAGCGGTGAAAATTGGAGTACAAACAAATACAGACATAAAATGAGAAAGCATTACAATTAAATCTTTATGTTGACAAAccataaaaacaaatttattgttcaaaaattcatataaaactACATACCATATTGATATATGTTGTGATTTGTTGAATTTTGGATCATATGTGGTGGATATATGTTGTGACTTAACTTGTTGATTTTAGGATGCATATGGGGCAAAACAACCACCCCTCTTTGCCCTAGTGCTCCTGCAATCTATGTTTTAGAGATTAAAGTAATCGGAGGTGGTGTTGGAAGAAAGGATCTCACTCAAACTCACACAAATAGTGTATTTAGATGAAGAGGATTTTATATATGAAGTTTTGCTTGAAATTACATGATTACAAATGACTTGATACAAAGCTATATATAGGACTCAATAGAAGGATCTACACACTTATTTAATTTCTAGATAGCTCTTAGACTCCAAGAGACTTCACTTGAACATTCTAGAGATTGCATGTATCTAGACCAACAcatttaatatagaaaaataaaaatatatgtaccaAGATTATATATTCTAGTAACTCCCACATACTTCGATTTTTTTAGTagtcaaaaatttaatatttattattaacatgTGGGAGAAAATTTTGATGTTGTTGTGAATGGATGAAGAGAGTCTATTGATAGTGTTTTATAGAGATTCTAAtaacttttaaatatatgtcATTGAATATTTTCAGTACTTTTTCCAATTTTACATTCAATCAGTTTTATCTAAGAATTATattcacatatttttaaataaaataaataaattcctaAGTATTCCAACATAAAGAATCATATACCAACAAAGtcatacatttttttttcttttccttccatGTAAAAATGACACATGGTTATTTTTTAGGTACTTTTTGACGATGAGAGGATACATATATAGTTTAAATGGCTGTAACCCATTTCTTTTGTTTAATGATGGATGGATAAACacaacattaattttttttatataatggtCAATATATGAAGATAGCTAGCTATAATGCATAACTTTTGTTTGGTTAGAAATTTCATTGATATGTTTACATAGAATTGATCGACAACTGTAACACATGAATGATATGAATAATAACATGGACAAAAGCCCCCAAAAAAGACAAAAAACAATGTTTATAAACAAACTGATGAACGAAATTTCACTTTTAACAAAGATGAATAATTAAACAACATactgataaaaaagaaaaaaaacaaagacAATGTTATGTAACGGCTTGAAGTGTTTTCTGCCAAGACCTCCACAAAGGACCGTATAACCTTATGAGCTCTAAATGAGTGTGTCCCAATTTCATCACCACTTGAGTTTAGACTTGCCAAGTTTTAACCTTGTTATAACTCTGGCTACTTTATCAACCACTGTCAATTCTGCAATATGGGTGTATATTTGTGAATTGGACATAGGCTCCATACTACAAATAAATTCACCTACAtaacaattaaaacaaaaatgaaacaTAAAAGATAATGGCTCATAGAGACActacaaaaatgaaactaaaaccaAATAACTTTACCTCAAAGCAGGTCTTCATTTGTCCAGGTGTTTGGagtattttcttcattgtttgctaaaatcacataatatatatttaattgaatcaAACAACTTTCATTTAAATGGAACCATTTTCCACCCAAAATACACCATAAatgtttttaagaaaataatcatgaatatttatatgaaataacttacaatatatatatacacacacacacacacatataaacatACTTACATaggtaatatattaaaaattatgctTCTTCAACATCTAAGATGCCTCTTACAAGATTGCCAATAAAAATTTGGGCACAAACAAATACTAGCAGTGAAAATTGGAGTACAAACAAATACAGACATAAAATGAGAAAGCATTACAATTAAATCTATATGTTgacaaacaataaaaacaaatttattgttcaaaaattcatataaaactacataccatgttgatatatgTTGTGATTTGTTGAATTTTTGATCAGATGTGGTGGATATATGTTGTGACTTAACTTGTTGATCTTAGGATGCATATGGGGCAAAACAACCACCCCTCCTTGTCCTAGTGCTCCTGCAATCTATGTTTTAGAGATTA of Daucus carota subsp. sativus chromosome 3, DH1 v3.0, whole genome shotgun sequence contains these proteins:
- the LOC108212679 gene encoding probable trehalose-phosphate phosphatase F, whose protein sequence is MTLIVLSCLMHSAAKNAGKHFPTAIISGRRRDMVGILELLYAGSHGMDIRYLLRDTYTGSDGMDIREISPPGHS